In the genome of Bradyrhizobium arachidis, one region contains:
- a CDS encoding ABC transporter substrate-binding protein → MLFTRRLMLGLAMAGSMAGALAVPAMAEGPTEIDLFFPVPVDGKLARDMGTLIKEFNDGHPNIKATAVYTGSYDDTLIKTRAAIKAGKPPAAVIMSANFLLDMQIENELTNLDPLIAADGTTKDQFLGQFFPALQGNAVINRSVYGVPFHNSTPLLYINADKAKEAGLDPNKPPQTWAELTDWAKKLTKREGDKVTQWGIAIPCAYDYCGWMMETLTMTNGGRYYNEEFGGEVYYDTPSMLGALTWWNDLIYKHKVHAPGATPGPAVSTSFISGNAAMMMLSTGSLTYVRDNAKFAYKVAFIPRNVRNAVPIGGASLIVPAGLEADKQKAAWTLIKWMTSPEKSAWWSRATGYFAPNMAAYKTPEMVDFLNKNPDAKTAVEQLDVAKPWFATYKTVPVRKNLEDEVMLVLNGKKQPKEALAAAQKAADETLKPYNAETSLKLP, encoded by the coding sequence ATGCTGTTTACCCGCAGGCTCATGCTGGGCCTTGCCATGGCAGGCTCTATGGCAGGCGCCCTCGCCGTCCCGGCGATGGCCGAAGGTCCGACCGAGATCGACCTGTTCTTCCCCGTTCCCGTCGACGGCAAGCTCGCCCGCGACATGGGCACGTTGATCAAGGAGTTCAACGACGGTCACCCCAACATCAAGGCGACCGCCGTCTACACCGGCTCCTATGACGACACGCTGATCAAGACGCGCGCCGCGATCAAGGCCGGCAAGCCCCCGGCTGCCGTGATCATGTCGGCGAACTTCCTGCTCGACATGCAGATCGAGAACGAGCTCACCAATCTCGATCCCCTGATCGCCGCCGACGGCACCACCAAGGACCAGTTCCTCGGCCAGTTCTTCCCGGCGCTGCAGGGCAATGCGGTGATCAACCGCTCGGTCTACGGCGTGCCCTTCCACAATTCGACGCCGCTGCTCTACATCAACGCCGACAAGGCCAAGGAAGCGGGCCTCGATCCGAACAAGCCGCCGCAGACCTGGGCCGAGCTCACCGACTGGGCCAAGAAGCTCACCAAGCGCGAGGGCGACAAGGTGACCCAATGGGGCATCGCGATCCCCTGCGCCTATGACTATTGCGGCTGGATGATGGAAACGCTCACCATGACCAATGGCGGGCGCTACTACAACGAGGAGTTCGGCGGCGAGGTCTATTACGACACGCCCTCGATGCTGGGCGCGCTGACCTGGTGGAACGACCTCATCTACAAGCACAAGGTCCACGCCCCCGGCGCCACGCCCGGCCCCGCCGTCAGCACCTCCTTCATCTCCGGCAATGCCGCGATGATGATGCTCTCGACCGGCTCGCTCACCTACGTGCGCGACAACGCCAAGTTCGCCTACAAGGTCGCGTTCATCCCGCGCAACGTCCGCAATGCCGTGCCGATCGGCGGCGCCTCGCTGATCGTCCCGGCCGGCCTGGAAGCCGACAAGCAGAAGGCCGCCTGGACGCTGATCAAGTGGATGACCTCGCCCGAGAAGAGCGCCTGGTGGAGCCGCGCAACCGGCTATTTCGCGCCCAACATGGCCGCCTACAAGACGCCCGAGATGGTCGACTTCCTCAACAAGAACCCGGACGCCAAGACCGCCGTCGAGCAGCTCGACGTCGCCAAGCCCTGGTTTGCGACCTACAAGACCGTCCCCGTCCGCAAGAACCTCGAGGACGAGGTGATGCTGGTCCTCAACGGCAAGAAGCAGCCGAAGGAAGCCCTCGCCGCCGCCCAGAAGGCCGCGGATGAGACGCTCAAGCCGTACAATGCGGAGACGTCGCTGAAGCTGCCGTAA
- a CDS encoding ABC transporter ATP-binding protein — MADSIDRLEMSITKRYGGKVVLDRFPLEIGGREFVTFLGPSGCGKSTALGIIAGLVPPSDGEIRLNGQRIDDVPAEKRGFGMVFQNYALFPHLTVFGNVAFGLSLQKRPSAEIDQRVREMLGLVRLTGYEDRYPGQLSGGQQQRVAIARALVLHPRLMLFDEPLSNLDAKLRVEMRAEIKQLHARLGLTSIYVTHDQAEALSLSDRIVVLREGVLMQVGTPQEIHDRPKNVFVADFMGFRNFLDVTLGMAADGTVEAGFRGQMLRAKARDGFRPGEQAVLAIRPEDVRLGKVADGVNAVRGKVELVEYLGREQEAEIALDGGARLWIRSLEKLTLGETLDLTLPADKFVLLRRE, encoded by the coding sequence ATGGCCGATTCCATTGATAGACTCGAGATGTCGATCACCAAGCGCTATGGCGGCAAGGTCGTGCTCGACCGCTTTCCGCTGGAGATCGGTGGCCGCGAGTTCGTCACCTTTCTTGGGCCCAGCGGGTGCGGAAAGTCCACGGCGCTCGGCATCATCGCGGGGCTCGTGCCGCCAAGCGACGGCGAGATCCGCCTCAACGGACAGCGGATCGACGACGTGCCAGCCGAAAAGCGCGGCTTCGGCATGGTGTTCCAGAATTACGCGCTGTTTCCGCATCTGACCGTGTTCGGCAACGTCGCGTTCGGCCTCTCATTGCAGAAGCGCCCCTCTGCGGAAATAGACCAGCGCGTGCGCGAAATGCTGGGTCTGGTGCGTCTTACCGGCTATGAAGACCGCTATCCCGGCCAGCTCTCGGGCGGGCAGCAGCAGCGCGTCGCCATAGCGCGCGCACTGGTGCTGCATCCTCGGTTGATGCTGTTCGACGAGCCGCTGTCCAACCTCGACGCCAAGCTCCGTGTCGAGATGCGTGCCGAGATCAAGCAGCTGCACGCGCGCCTCGGCCTGACCTCGATCTATGTCACCCATGATCAGGCTGAAGCGCTCTCGCTTTCCGATCGGATCGTCGTGCTGCGCGAAGGCGTGCTCATGCAGGTGGGCACGCCGCAGGAGATCCATGACCGGCCGAAGAACGTCTTCGTGGCGGATTTCATGGGCTTTCGAAATTTTCTCGACGTGACGCTCGGCATGGCGGCGGACGGAACGGTCGAAGCCGGTTTCAGGGGACAGATGTTGCGGGCGAAGGCGAGGGACGGCTTCCGCCCGGGCGAGCAGGCCGTGCTGGCGATCCGGCCGGAGGACGTGCGTCTCGGCAAGGTTGCCGATGGCGTCAATGCCGTGCGCGGCAAGGTCGAGCTCGTCGAATATCTCGGCCGCGAGCAGGAGGCCGAGATCGCGCTCGATGGCGGCGCGCGGCTCTGGATTCGCTCGCTGGAGAAGCTCACCCTGGGTGAGACGCTGGATCTGACATTGCCGGCGGACAAGTTCGTGCTGCTGCGGCGCGAGTGA
- a CDS encoding phosphodiesterase, with product MPFKFIHITDTHLANPGLKLYGLDPRARLDAAVADINKHQSDAAFVVVTGDLTHWGEPESYANFAEAMAALKMPYIAMVGNHDKRVACLDRLRSAPRDPNGFVQGTRTTEHGLFVFLDTLDETSHAGEMCAKRLNWLAGTLAAAPDDMPFVVFMHHPPFPVGVHAMDEIALKQSAEFAEVIAPYRSRIRHLFFGHVHRPIFGSYGKIPFSTLRGTNHQVWFELDPAATDHLASHEPPAYGVVLIDQENLVVHSHDFLDQSLRFPFEPPAGVDGRDYALNFPAR from the coding sequence ATGCCGTTCAAATTCATCCACATCACCGACACGCATCTGGCGAACCCCGGGCTGAAGCTCTATGGGCTCGATCCGCGCGCCCGGCTCGATGCCGCCGTCGCCGACATCAACAAGCACCAGTCCGATGCTGCGTTCGTCGTGGTGACCGGCGACCTCACCCATTGGGGCGAGCCGGAATCCTACGCCAATTTCGCCGAGGCGATGGCCGCGCTGAAAATGCCCTACATCGCCATGGTCGGCAATCACGACAAGCGCGTGGCCTGCCTCGACAGGCTTCGGTCCGCGCCGCGCGATCCCAACGGCTTCGTGCAGGGCACCCGCACCACCGAGCACGGCCTGTTCGTTTTCCTCGACACGCTGGACGAGACCAGCCACGCCGGCGAGATGTGCGCCAAGCGCCTCAACTGGCTCGCCGGCACGCTGGCTGCGGCGCCGGACGACATGCCGTTCGTCGTGTTCATGCACCATCCGCCGTTCCCGGTCGGCGTCCACGCCATGGACGAGATCGCGCTGAAGCAGAGCGCCGAATTCGCCGAGGTGATCGCACCCTATCGTTCGCGCATCCGCCACCTGTTCTTCGGCCATGTGCACCGGCCGATCTTCGGCAGCTACGGCAAGATTCCCTTCTCCACCCTGCGCGGCACCAACCACCAGGTCTGGTTCGAGCTCGACCCCGCCGCCACCGACCATCTGGCGAGCCACGAGCCGCCGGCCTACGGCGTTGTGCTGATCGACCAGGAGAACCTCGTCGTGCACAGCCACGACTTCCTCGACCAGAGTCTGCGCTTCCCCTTCGAGCCGCCGGCAGGAGTAGACGGCCGCGATTATGCGCTCAACTTCCCGGCGCGGTGA
- a CDS encoding ABC transporter permease, producing the protein MRGRMWKLAIYLFLLGFILNLLGIVTHVVVSSFAKRWFGKPLPPAFTTDWFTYAWREFELSHVLFITLFIALAVVFIALAIGFPAAYVLARRNFNAKPILLLLYFLPLLIPQMTYGIPLATTLYGFGVGGTVLGVILAVLVPMVPLAVFILLPFFEQISLNLEWSAQMLGASRLQIFRRILLPLMLPGILTAGLLVLVNTISNFELAFLLAGGGSQTLVVALYYNVFAGGVRPVYSIDAMAVIYMCTVLSVLLVALRFVRPTQMVFRLDGKRN; encoded by the coding sequence ATGCGCGGACGGATGTGGAAACTGGCGATCTACCTGTTCCTGCTCGGGTTCATCCTGAACCTGCTCGGAATCGTGACGCATGTCGTCGTGAGCTCGTTCGCCAAGCGCTGGTTCGGCAAGCCGTTGCCGCCGGCCTTCACGACCGACTGGTTCACCTACGCCTGGCGGGAGTTCGAGCTCTCGCACGTTCTCTTCATCACGCTGTTCATTGCACTCGCGGTGGTGTTCATCGCGCTGGCGATCGGCTTTCCGGCGGCTTACGTGCTGGCCCGGCGGAATTTCAACGCCAAGCCGATCCTGCTGCTGCTCTATTTCCTGCCGCTGCTGATCCCGCAGATGACCTACGGCATTCCGCTCGCCACGACGCTCTATGGGTTCGGCGTGGGTGGCACCGTCTTGGGCGTCATCCTTGCCGTGCTCGTCCCCATGGTTCCACTTGCCGTCTTCATCCTGCTGCCGTTCTTCGAGCAGATCAGCCTGAACCTGGAATGGTCGGCGCAAATGCTCGGGGCGAGCCGGCTGCAGATTTTCCGCCGCATCCTGCTGCCGTTGATGCTGCCGGGCATTCTGACGGCGGGCCTGCTGGTCCTCGTCAACACGATCTCGAACTTCGAGCTGGCATTCCTGCTTGCCGGCGGCGGCTCGCAGACCCTGGTCGTCGCGCTGTACTACAACGTCTTCGCCGGCGGCGTGCGGCCGGTCTATTCCATCGATGCAATGGCCGTCATCTACATGTGCACGGTGTTGTCCGTGCTCCTGGTCGCATTGCGGTTCGTGCGTCCGACGCAGATGGTGTTCAGGCTCGACGGCAAGCGCAACTGA
- a CDS encoding ABC transporter permease, translating to MARIRSDSRSELDLVAILCLVPSLLYVLAMFVYPFLYGIYISLQPKKRDAGMFSNYVAFFNDAYQYNTIKTTFMLALPTTIAVVLVALFLAYGMRRGIWFERTITTILVLPISLGVVFLSEGILGFYGHNGWLNQLLIAAGLIENPLELTHNSIGVTFSLFMQNFPFCFLMLLGYISGIDPSLESSARMLGAGPWTIFRRVMFPLIAPGLIIAFALVFVMSFAVFPSAVMVGQPAGSTRTISIAAYQQAFEQYDMSYASAIAVIMGLCQLAALVVIVLVRRRMTIATTMGVGKR from the coding sequence GTGGCCCGCATCCGCTCCGATTCCCGCAGCGAACTCGACCTCGTCGCGATCCTCTGTCTTGTGCCGTCGCTGCTCTATGTGCTCGCGATGTTCGTCTACCCGTTCCTCTACGGGATCTACATCAGCCTGCAGCCGAAGAAGCGCGATGCCGGGATGTTCTCGAACTATGTCGCGTTCTTCAACGACGCCTATCAGTACAATACGATCAAGACGACCTTCATGCTGGCGTTGCCGACGACGATCGCCGTCGTCCTGGTCGCGCTGTTCCTGGCCTACGGGATGCGGCGCGGCATCTGGTTCGAGCGGACCATCACGACCATCCTCGTGCTGCCGATCTCGCTCGGCGTCGTCTTCCTGTCGGAAGGCATTCTGGGCTTCTACGGTCACAATGGCTGGCTCAACCAGTTGCTGATCGCGGCTGGGCTGATCGAAAATCCGCTCGAGCTGACGCATAATTCGATCGGCGTCACCTTCTCGCTGTTCATGCAGAACTTCCCGTTCTGCTTCCTGATGCTGCTCGGCTACATCTCTGGCATCGACCCGAGCCTGGAGAGCTCGGCCCGCATGCTGGGCGCAGGGCCCTGGACCATCTTCCGCCGCGTCATGTTCCCGCTGATCGCGCCCGGCCTGATCATCGCGTTCGCGCTTGTCTTCGTGATGAGCTTTGCCGTGTTTCCATCAGCGGTGATGGTCGGCCAGCCGGCCGGTTCGACGCGAACGATCTCGATCGCGGCCTATCAGCAGGCCTTCGAGCAATATGACATGTCCTACGCGTCCGCGATCGCGGTCATCATGGGCCTCTGCCAGCTCGCGGCGCTGGTGGTCATCGTGCTGGTGCGCCGTCGCATGACCATCGCGACGACCATGGGCGTCGGCAAACGCTGA
- a CDS encoding carbohydrate ABC transporter permease: MKLIDALWKDAPLATRREITPKLGFLLTLLLALVWLIPFLWMAVATLRPASDGINLMAELIPSLKPTLDNIKDAWEIGDFPRYFLNTTIICTGILLVQFVTITLAGFAFARLDFAGKTLIFYLFLMQLMLVPVLLIVPNLRIVAQFGLYDTLAGVMMPFFASAFGTFLMRQAFEAIPTELEDAALIDGASLFQRIRHIYVPLSLPSFSAFAIISVTSHWNDFLWPLMVINSPDKRPLTVGLSVFTATAEGTQAWGTIAAGTLMVIAPLLITFLIFQKRFISSFVTSGIK; the protein is encoded by the coding sequence ATGAAGCTGATCGACGCGCTGTGGAAGGACGCCCCGCTCGCGACCCGCCGCGAGATCACGCCCAAGCTCGGCTTCCTGCTGACCTTGCTGCTCGCGCTGGTCTGGCTGATCCCGTTCCTGTGGATGGCCGTGGCGACGCTGCGCCCGGCCTCCGACGGCATCAACCTGATGGCCGAGCTGATACCGAGCCTCAAGCCTACGCTCGACAACATCAAGGATGCCTGGGAGATCGGCGACTTCCCGCGCTACTTCCTCAACACCACGATCATCTGCACCGGCATCCTGCTGGTGCAGTTCGTCACGATCACGCTGGCGGGCTTCGCCTTCGCCCGGCTCGACTTCGCCGGCAAGACGCTGATCTTCTATTTGTTCCTGATGCAGCTGATGCTGGTGCCGGTGCTGCTGATCGTGCCGAATTTGCGCATCGTCGCGCAGTTCGGCCTCTACGACACGCTCGCCGGCGTGATGATGCCGTTCTTCGCTTCCGCCTTCGGCACCTTCCTGATGCGGCAGGCCTTCGAGGCCATCCCGACCGAGCTGGAGGACGCCGCGCTGATCGACGGCGCGAGCCTGTTCCAGCGCATCCGCCACATCTACGTGCCGCTGTCGCTGCCGAGCTTCTCGGCGTTTGCCATCATCTCCGTGACCAGCCACTGGAACGACTTCCTGTGGCCGCTGATGGTGATCAATTCGCCGGACAAGCGGCCGCTCACCGTCGGGCTCTCGGTCTTCACCGCCACGGCGGAAGGCACCCAGGCCTGGGGCACCATCGCCGCCGGCACGCTGATGGTGATCGCGCCCCTGCTCATCACCTTCCTGATCTTCCAGAAGCGCTTCATCAGTTCTTTCGTCACCTCAGGCATCAAATAG
- a CDS encoding protein adenylyltransferase SelO, producing the protein MTVHFPFQNSYSALPDSFFARVAPTPVAAPRLIKLNRPLAVQLGLDPDMLETAEGAEILAGKTVPAGADPIAMAYAGHQFGQFVPQLGDGRAILLGEVIDRDGVRRDIQLKGSGPTPFSRRGDGRAALGPVLREYIVSEAMYALGIPTTRSLAAVVTGEHVIRETALPGAVLTRVAASHIRVGTFQFFAVRRDTDAIRRLADHVITRHYPDLLHAERPYHALLAAAVARQAELVARWLLVGFIHGVMNTDNTSISGETIDYGPCAFMDAYNPAQVFSSIDEMGRYAYANQPRIGLWNLTRLAECLLPLFSDEQEKAIAEAQDILGAFAETFSAAYQAGLRKKVGLFTERDGDDALIQDLLDAMAKNQADFTLTFRKLGDAAGDDGADVRAQFMEPAAFDEWAGRWRARTALEPQSAADRRTAMHAVNPMFIPRNHRVEAVIQAAVNDDDYAPFEELVKVLAKPFEDQPDYAAYADPPLPDQRVLQTFCGT; encoded by the coding sequence ATGACCGTGCATTTCCCCTTCCAGAACTCCTATTCAGCGCTGCCGGACAGCTTCTTTGCCCGCGTCGCGCCGACCCCGGTGGCCGCGCCCCGGCTGATCAAGCTGAACCGGCCGCTGGCGGTCCAGCTCGGGCTCGATCCCGACATGCTGGAGACGGCGGAGGGTGCCGAGATCCTGGCCGGAAAGACGGTTCCCGCCGGGGCCGATCCCATCGCCATGGCCTATGCCGGTCACCAGTTCGGGCAATTCGTGCCCCAGCTCGGCGACGGCCGCGCCATTTTGCTCGGCGAGGTCATCGACAGGGACGGCGTCCGCCGCGACATCCAGCTCAAGGGATCTGGCCCCACCCCGTTCTCCCGCCGCGGCGACGGCCGTGCGGCGCTCGGCCCGGTCTTGCGCGAATACATCGTCAGCGAAGCGATGTATGCGCTCGGCATTCCGACCACGCGCTCGCTTGCCGCCGTCGTCACCGGCGAGCATGTCATCCGCGAGACCGCGCTGCCCGGCGCGGTGCTGACGCGCGTTGCCGCGAGCCACATCCGGGTCGGCACCTTCCAGTTCTTCGCCGTCCGCCGCGACACCGACGCGATCCGCCGGCTCGCAGACCACGTCATCACCAGGCACTACCCGGACCTGCTTCACGCCGAGCGGCCCTATCACGCCCTGCTCGCGGCCGCCGTCGCGCGCCAGGCCGAGCTCGTCGCGCGCTGGCTGCTGGTCGGCTTCATCCATGGCGTGATGAACACCGACAACACCTCCATCTCCGGCGAGACCATCGATTACGGCCCGTGCGCCTTCATGGACGCCTACAATCCCGCGCAGGTGTTTTCGTCCATCGACGAGATGGGCCGCTACGCCTATGCCAACCAGCCGCGCATCGGCCTGTGGAATCTGACGCGCCTCGCCGAATGCCTGCTGCCGCTGTTCTCGGACGAGCAGGAAAAGGCGATCGCGGAAGCCCAGGACATCCTCGGCGCCTTCGCCGAGACGTTCAGCGCGGCCTATCAGGCCGGCCTGCGCAAGAAGGTCGGCCTGTTCACCGAGCGCGACGGCGACGACGCGCTGATCCAGGACCTGCTCGACGCCATGGCCAAGAACCAGGCCGACTTCACCCTCACCTTCCGCAAGCTCGGCGATGCCGCAGGCGATGACGGCGCCGACGTCCGCGCGCAGTTCATGGAGCCCGCAGCTTTCGACGAATGGGCCGGCCGCTGGCGAGCGCGCACAGCACTGGAGCCGCAGAGTGCCGCCGACCGGCGCACGGCGATGCACGCCGTCAATCCGATGTTCATCCCACGCAACCACCGCGTCGAGGCCGTGATCCAGGCTGCGGTGAACGACGACGACTACGCGCCGTTCGAGGAATTGGTGAAGGTGCTGGCGAAGCCGTTCGAGGATCAGCCGGATTACGCCGCCTATGCCGATCCGCCGCTGCCGGACCAGCGGGTGTTGCAGACATTCTGCGGGACGTGA
- a CDS encoding ABC transporter substrate-binding protein, which yields MRMRSATLMAAALMGAAFCSGALAAPISLSIIDTGGDLASVQTIIENYKKANPDKVSEIKIQRAPAPELPAKIKAQQDAGRLDINLVLTGQDGGSLLAQNGQLIAIPDYQKSFPRDGLTDAGKALYDEGKGFLIPSVGNAGGPVLIYNPAKVPSPPKTAQDLLSWVKANPGKFMYARPANSGPGRAMLQGFAFILGDSKPLDPEKGWDKSWDFLKELGKSVEYYPTGTAITLKEFAQGQRWMIAGIMEWDMKPRAQSVIPPDSKIAILENTTFVVDGHYWCIPKGVPQEQVDIIVDLMKFMWKPEQQALTWKAFIGPVVKAATLASAPKDIQDEVKEFWRPEYDQIGTKWKVSPPLGVTELSYAMERWDREVGADQVKK from the coding sequence ATGAGGATGAGGTCCGCGACCTTGATGGCCGCCGCCTTGATGGGAGCAGCTTTTTGCAGCGGAGCTCTTGCCGCTCCGATCAGCCTTTCGATCATCGATACCGGCGGCGACCTCGCCTCGGTGCAGACCATCATCGAGAATTACAAGAAGGCCAATCCGGACAAGGTCAGCGAGATCAAGATCCAGCGCGCGCCGGCGCCGGAGCTGCCGGCCAAGATCAAGGCGCAGCAGGATGCCGGACGCCTCGATATCAACCTGGTGCTGACCGGGCAGGACGGCGGCTCGCTGCTCGCCCAGAACGGCCAGCTCATTGCCATCCCCGACTATCAGAAGAGCTTTCCGCGCGACGGCCTCACCGATGCGGGCAAGGCGCTTTACGACGAGGGCAAGGGATTTCTCATTCCGTCCGTCGGCAATGCCGGCGGTCCGGTGCTGATCTACAATCCCGCCAAGGTGCCGAGCCCGCCGAAGACCGCACAGGACTTGCTGTCGTGGGTGAAGGCCAACCCGGGCAAGTTCATGTATGCGCGCCCGGCGAACAGCGGGCCGGGCCGCGCGATGTTGCAGGGCTTTGCCTTCATTCTCGGGGATTCCAAGCCACTCGATCCCGAGAAGGGCTGGGACAAGAGCTGGGATTTTCTGAAGGAGCTCGGCAAGTCCGTCGAATATTATCCGACCGGCACCGCGATCACCCTGAAGGAGTTCGCGCAGGGACAGCGCTGGATGATCGCCGGGATCATGGAATGGGACATGAAGCCCCGCGCGCAGAGCGTGATCCCGCCGGATTCGAAGATCGCGATCCTTGAGAACACCACGTTCGTGGTCGACGGCCACTATTGGTGCATCCCGAAGGGCGTTCCGCAGGAGCAAGTCGACATCATCGTCGACCTCATGAAGTTCATGTGGAAGCCGGAGCAGCAGGCGCTCACCTGGAAGGCTTTCATCGGACCAGTCGTGAAGGCCGCGACCCTGGCATCGGCGCCCAAGGACATCCAGGACGAGGTGAAGGAGTTCTGGCGTCCTGAGTACGATCAGATCGGCACCAAGTGGAAAGTGTCGCCTCCGCTCGGCGTGACCGAACTGAGCTACGCGATGGAACGGTGGGACCGCGAGGTCGGCGCCGACCAGGTCAAGAAATAA
- a CDS encoding carbohydrate ABC transporter permease, producing the protein MSLAEPAALPVAASAPPRLNVLKRFSHRFKASLPAYLLLLPSLVFLALFTYGAMGRVIIDALYQRATPKAPVRFVGLDNISAVLADPAFIGAVINNLIYAVGTAVPSIGLALLFALALARTNAVTSALRAALFLPVLIPMVAASALFLFIFLPNVGLLDYYIGRLLPVLPNWLGDPDIALYAIMVITIWKNAGYYMLFFLAGLQSVPEDVMEAAHLDGAGPWQRFRHITLPELKPTFLFVIVIATLNAVTQVDHVFVMTKGGPSNATNLVLFYVYQQAVEHYDVGKASAATLLTLAALMGLTALSFRTMANREGGP; encoded by the coding sequence ATGAGCCTCGCTGAACCCGCGGCTCTCCCGGTCGCGGCATCGGCGCCGCCGCGCCTCAACGTCCTGAAGCGGTTCTCTCACCGCTTCAAAGCCTCGCTGCCGGCCTATCTGCTGCTGCTGCCCTCGCTCGTCTTCCTCGCCCTGTTCACCTATGGTGCGATGGGCCGCGTCATCATCGACGCGCTCTATCAGCGGGCGACGCCGAAGGCGCCGGTGCGCTTCGTCGGCCTCGACAACATCAGCGCGGTGCTGGCCGACCCCGCCTTCATCGGCGCCGTTATCAACAACCTGATCTACGCCGTCGGCACGGCGGTCCCGAGCATCGGCCTTGCGCTCCTGTTCGCGCTGGCGCTGGCGCGCACCAATGCCGTGACCAGCGCGCTGCGCGCCGCGCTGTTCCTCCCCGTCCTGATCCCGATGGTCGCGGCTTCCGCGCTGTTCCTGTTCATCTTCCTGCCCAATGTCGGCCTGCTCGATTACTACATCGGCCGGCTGCTGCCGGTGCTGCCGAACTGGCTCGGCGATCCCGATATCGCGCTGTACGCGATCATGGTCATCACGATCTGGAAGAACGCCGGCTATTACATGCTGTTCTTCCTCGCCGGCCTCCAGTCCGTGCCCGAGGATGTCATGGAGGCCGCCCATCTCGATGGCGCGGGGCCTTGGCAGCGCTTCCGGCACATTACTCTGCCGGAGCTGAAGCCCACCTTCCTGTTCGTGATCGTGATCGCGACGCTCAACGCGGTGACGCAGGTCGACCACGTCTTCGTCATGACCAAGGGCGGGCCGTCGAACGCCACCAACCTCGTGCTGTTCTACGTCTACCAGCAGGCGGTCGAGCATTACGACGTCGGCAAGGCCTCGGCGGCGACGCTGCTGACGCTCGCCGCCCTGATGGGCCTCACCGCGCTCTCGTTCCGCACCATGGCGAACCGCGAGGGCGGGCCATGA
- a CDS encoding FadR/GntR family transcriptional regulator, with translation MKKPAIKSAELPLSSSTGRLSDRIYDHVLGQIAIGILPVNCRLPPENGLAELLGVSRPVVREALTRLRDDGLIASRQGAGWFVTRRPAANAFDFAPVSSIPDIQRCFVFRMAVEGDAAALAARNRDRQALRRIQQVLTKLDTMVAQGREGGLGVEEDLLFHRTIAEASGNRFFVETLASLREQIAIGVNLNRNLSLIQPRGRILRGQQEHRRVFEAIEAEDEEGARRAMRTHIENARKRIFEGG, from the coding sequence TTGAAAAAGCCTGCGATCAAATCCGCGGAGTTGCCGCTCTCCTCCTCGACCGGACGATTGAGCGACCGGATCTACGACCACGTGCTGGGGCAGATCGCGATCGGCATCCTTCCCGTGAACTGCCGGCTGCCGCCGGAAAACGGCCTTGCTGAACTTCTCGGCGTCTCGCGCCCCGTCGTTCGCGAAGCCTTGACGCGACTGCGCGATGACGGGCTGATCGCATCGCGCCAGGGCGCGGGCTGGTTCGTGACGCGGCGCCCGGCCGCCAATGCCTTCGATTTCGCGCCCGTCAGCAGCATCCCGGACATCCAGCGCTGCTTCGTGTTCCGGATGGCCGTCGAGGGCGATGCCGCCGCGCTCGCCGCCCGCAACCGCGACAGGCAAGCTCTCCGCCGGATCCAGCAGGTCCTGACCAAGCTCGACACCATGGTCGCGCAAGGCCGCGAGGGCGGCCTCGGTGTCGAGGAGGACCTGCTGTTCCATCGCACCATTGCCGAGGCGAGCGGAAACCGGTTCTTTGTCGAGACGCTGGCCTCGCTGCGGGAGCAGATTGCGATCGGCGTCAACCTGAACCGCAACCTGTCGCTCATTCAGCCGCGCGGCCGCATCCTCAGAGGCCAGCAGGAGCACCGCCGCGTGTTCGAGGCCATCGAGGCTGAAGATGAAGAAGGCGCGCGCCGCGCCATGCGCACGCATATCGAGAACGCGCGAAAGCGTATCTTCGAGGGCGGCTGA